From Paenibacillus graminis:
ACGGGACTGGTACAAAGCAGCCATGGACAACGCAGGAAAGGTTACCTTGATTGATCCTTTTGTCTCTTCGACAACAGGCAATTATAATCTGTACATATCCGAGACACTTAAAGACGGCAAAGGAGCTTTAACCACAAGTCTTGCACTTAAGCATATGGGTGAGATAATCAACAATGTCAAGATTGGCTCTGACGGCTATATATTCGTTGTGGACCGCAATCACAAGTTCGTATCTCATCCGGTGAATAAAGCTGGAGACGATGTTCCTGAAGACGTAATACAATTGCTGGACAAAGATAGCGGAGCGTTGTCCTACGCCAGTTCAACTACAGGCCAGCAAATGCGCGGATACTATACCACCGACAAGACCACCGGATTTAAAATTGTCGGAGTACTCTCCACAAAGGAATTTTCGGATGCTTCACTCCCGGTTCTGTACAATGGTCTAATTGTACTGGGTGCAGCTCTGGTTATCGCCCTGCTGATGATGTTCTTTATTATCAAAGCTATTATAAAACCCATACTAAGCTTGAACCGGTCCGCCCGCCGTGTCAGCGAAGGTTATCTGAACGAAGAGATCCAGATTAACCGTACGGATGAGATTGGCCAGCTGGCCCAGAATTATAATCTCATGGTCGGCTCACTTCGCAATATCGTTGTGGATATCTCGGATACTTCCGGTATACTAGCCTCTTCAAGCCAGCAATTGACTGCTACAACAGAAGAAAACTCCAGAGCTACAGGCTATGTTGCCGAGCTGGTACAGAATTCCTCCATGGAGGCCGAGACCCAAACGGCTGCGATGGCAGAAACTGCCCGGGCGATGGAAGAAATGTCATCCGGCATTCAAAAAATTGCTGAGGCTGCCTCCTCCATCGTTGAGTCCTCATCGGACACCGAAGCCGACGTATCGACAGGCAGCCGGAAAATCGAACAGATGAGCCTTCAAATGGATGCGATCCGCCAATCTACCCATCAATCCTCCGAGCTGATCAGCCAGTTGAATGGGCTGAACAGTCAAGTATCGGAGATGAGCACCGCTATTTCCAATATTGCCGTCCAGACCAACCTGCTCTCATTGAACGCGGGCATCGAAGCTGCAAGGGCCGGTGAGCACGGCCGGGGTTTCGCAGTGGTAGCTTCAGAGGTACGCAAACTGGCAGATCAGTCGAAGACAACCGCCGGAAATATCCAGGACACCATTGAAAAAATGACAGAACTCATTGACCGCACTTATGAAGCCATTCATCATACCGTGGCTGCCGATGTGGAGCTTGGCATCCAGGCTACTGCTGAAGCCAAAGAGGCTTTCATCAGCATTGAACAGTCTACGGCCAAGATCAACGGCCAGATCCATGACATCTCAGCCATCACTGAACAAATGTCGGCGGGCGCAGAAGAGGTTGCCGCATCCGTCCAGGAGATCTCCAATATCGCGCGCTCGACTTCCGATGCCTTCCAGAATGTTACGGCGGCGACGGAACAGCAGCTGGCTTCCATGGAGGAGATTTCATCTTCTTCAACCGAGCTGTCCAAAATGGCTGCCGATCTGCAGCACAAAATCGAGCGTTTCAAACTTGAAGAGTAGGAGCACACCTCCAAGACACCTTATGGACCGTCTATAAGAGGTGTTAGATTACCCGGAATTGTTTCTTAAGATCACATTAAAAAGGGGCTGTCCCAAAAGCCATGAAATGGCTGCTTGGGATAGCCCTCTCCTCTGTACATACGGTTTTAAGCATGATCCGCAGCAGCCGGCCATTTCCTTTGTCTCCATTTACCTATTACAAGCAAGAGTAAGGGCAAGCCGAGCATATTCACCGGCATCGCAAACGGCACCCAGTAACGCTGCAAATAATTTGAAGTCGCCTCCGTTACATCTTGGGGAATTAACGCAAATACAAACATAACCGGGGCAATGAACCAAATCAGGTTCCTCCAGTTGCGGACATGCAAAAACTGGGCGGTGCCATAGCTCATCAGGAAGAGCATCACAGCAAATTTGACGAATACGCTGGCGAGCCATATGACGACCGGAATCGCATCGAAATTATCGATAAAGCCGAACAGTGATATTTTTTTGGTCATTTCGAAAAAAGGGTACCACGTGTTAGAGGAAAGATTGACCCCTAAAGTGAAGATCACCATCAGCGTTGTTATCAGTACAAAGAATACCGAGGTCAAGACGGCCCCGAACGTGTACAACGCCCCCTTGCGCGGCTGGGTCAAAAATGCGGCAAACATAAGGTATTCAACAGAATGACCGAGGTAGGAGGCTGGTGCCAGCGCCCCACCCAGTATTCCCGTCATTCCGCTATCCGCATAGACCGGGAGGATGTTCCTCCATTGGATATTGTTGGTGCTAGCGATCAGGACAAGGCCAATCATGAGCAAGATGATCGGCCCCAGAACCTCGCCGCAGCGGGCAATGCCTTCAATTCCGCCAGCGTAGGTTGCATAGACAATCACGAAGATCATCAGAAGCATGACCGCTTCTTTTGGTGTCCCGTGAAGCAGCATGACTTGGACCAAATCAGAGAATTGGCGGAGAATTATCGGAGTAATCGTATACCATTGAACCAAATAAATTACGATTACAGCTTTGCCGATCCATTTCCCAAGAATCAAATGAATGTATTCAAAAAACGTCTGCCCAGGGTATAGCTTCGCGGCTTGCGTCGCCAAGAGTGCGATCAGCGTAGCGATACCTCCGGCAACGATAACGGAAATCCACGCATCCTGTTTTGCCTGTAGGCTTGGGGTGACCGTCATGACCAATGTCATCCCGAGATCCATGATAAGGATGATCCAGAAAACCTGTATACCCTTCAATTTCATCTTCATCGCAAAGAGCCCTCTTCCGGTTGATAGTCAGTCCGTTTTTTCTTTATGTGCGGGGGAGTGCGTTTTGCCCGTTCGTTCAATCTTGATGTGGGCATCAACAGTCACGGGAACCTCAGGAAAAATATCAAGCCATTCATCCTTCATTTTTTTCCAGGCATACGGATACTCGATGTGAACCTCCTCTCCGATGCCGAAGATATCCGACTTGAGCACTTTTTGCACATGCGTCAACATGCTCTCTGCCTCGCTTTGAATTTTCTTCGACAACAAGGTTTCGACACGTTTCATATGATTCACTTTGCTCAGGTCCAGCTTCGAATCGTTATCGATCGCCCGGACGGTGGCATGTAACGAGACCTTTATTTCGGGGAGGTCATTCTTGATTACCAAGTGCATTTTCATGCCGCTTTGCAGCAGTTCAACACCTACGGTTCCTCCGTATTGTTCGTTCTCAGGTTCCACTTGCACAGTAAACCTCAAATGGTGTCCCCTCCCTGTCCACCAGCGCAATAGTTTTAATTCGTCGGATGACAAGTATCCGGATAGTTGATTTCTATGGTAAACTGCAGCCCGGTCAATCGTGAACGTTTCCTTATCAGTACCTTTATTAATGACCCTTATGGCAGCGGTAACCGGTGATCTGTCTTGTGAGGACAGAGCATTCAAGAATTCGTCGATTTTGACAGGAAAGCTTAATTTGCTGGATTGAATTTTGTTGATACCGATACCCGGAATGAGTTCAAGCTGATAGGGGGTGTTCAAAATTTCTTTGGCTGTCCCTCCATAAGTTGTTAGCACATAACTATTGGAGCGGCTCTCAGGAAATCTGGTAAATGTATCCACTACCTGATTGATACCATGCCGGGCGAATTGTTCTCCGAAAATGATGACGCCTCTATGCCCAAAAAAAATGGCACGAGACAATTGCTGCTGCAGTTTCCCTGTCACTTCCGATGTGTTCTTCCCGCTGGCCGAGATGACGATGACTGATTTCTTGCCGCTCCCCCCGGACTGTACGGCACTGGGGATTCCCGTTGGGAGGGCGATCTGAAGGGTTATTTCGAGCTGTCCGTCTTCTGTAAGATCAATTCCGCTTGCCATAACCAAAGCGAGATCGTCCATTTCATTGCGGTCCCAGCAGCCGGTAGTCAATCCGAGAATAACGAAAATAACCAGGAACCTGAATGTCCGGAGTATTCTGGTCATTTGCTCCTTTCACTCCATTCTTCGCTGTGTTTGCTTTTGACGCCTCCGCATTACCCGCCATGGGGCACGGATCAAAGTATCCGTTAGTCCTGTGGGGTTAAACGGTGCAATTGGTGTCATATAGGGAACACCGAAGGATTTCAGGGTTACCAGATGGATCAAGACGCAAATCAAGCCAATCCCAACTCCATACAGACCGAAGCTTGCAGCGAGAAGCATAAGCGGAAACCGTATAATACTGATCGCCTGGCTCATGCCCGGGTTCGGGATGAGAAAGGAAGCAATACCTGTAACGGATACGACGATGATCTGGGGAGCGGAAATAATACCTGCCTGAACGGCAGCCTGTCCAATGACAAGTGCGCCCACAATGCTGATCGTCTGGCCTACTGGACGGGGAAGGCGGATTCCTGCTTCGCGCAGCGCCTCAAAGGTAATTTCCATGATCAATCCTTCCGCTATTGCTGGAAAGGGGACAACTTCCCGCGCCGCTGCAAGGCTGAGGGCCAAGCTTGTAGGGATCATTTCCTGATGGAAGGTCGTGATCGCAATAAATATGGCAGGGAGCGCCATCGCTAAAAAGGCAAATAGATATCTGAGCCATCGTAGCATCGTAATGTATATGAAATTAGTATAATAGTCCTCGGCTGTCTGAAAACCAAACCAGAATGTGATCGGGAGAACGAGCACATTCGGCGAACCGTCAATCAGGACCGCAATTTTACCTTCGATCAGGGAACCTGAAACCAAATCGGCCCGTTGAGTTGCCTGCATCAGGGGAAAGGGTGAATAGGGATGGTCGCTAATCAATTCCTCGATATAACCGGATTCCAGCACACTGTCCATATCGATGCTGGATATCCGTTTTTTCACCTCTTCAACTACGCTTTGTTCTGCTAGATTTTCAATGTATACAATCATCATGTCAGTCTGGGAAAGCCTTCCTGCACAGAGCTTCTCCGTCTTTAGCCGGGGCGTCCGGAGCCGATGGCGAATGAGGGCAAGGTTGATGTCGAGTTTCTCGATAAAACCGTATCGCGGACCGCGAATGACTGCCTCCGTTGCCGGTTCCTCAAGCTGACGATGCAGCTTGTCTTTGAGCCCAAAGGAGAACGCCTCCATGGAGGATTGGGTGAATAGAACGACTTCTCCCCTAACGATGCTTTGAACGACTTCATTCATATTCGTGGCGATACGGGGTTGTACGATGGAAGCCAATTTGAAGTTCAGTATTTCATAGATGTGGGAGGAGCTGCTGCTGGACGCAGCTTCGGGCTGCATCAAAGGCTCCAAGAAACCGTCATCCCAAAGTTGATCGTCAACTAATACATCCAGATAAACGACCATACCCGGAATGGAGCCAAACATATGAAGTTTGCGCACGACTAGATCGGAGCAATTGGCAAACAATTGAGCGAGGGCCGTTTCATTGTCATCCAGTTCGCTGGAAATCTTCAACTCAATTGTTTTATCTAATTCTTTCAGTTTGTTTCCGAAAGGATCAGTTACTCTTTTTTTCGTTTTCATATGCTCCTCCTATCAAAACATAATCTTCCCCATCCATTATTGGATTATTCGGAATAAAATACCATGAGTTAGAGGCAAGTGGAAACGGCTATGCCGCCCTTAAAAAGGAGCATATGCTTCCGAAGCAGCGATACAGAAATAAATTATTGAAGTTTCGAAAAAGGGGCTATCCCCTTATGCTTTTTCCAAAGCATTTGAGATAGTCCCTTGGCGGGGCTCCGTTGAGGTATATTTTCCCTGCCGCCGTGCATACTTCATGCATAACAAAAGAATGCATATGGAAGGGGTGCAATAAATGAAAGTGCTCGGAAAAGCAGCCGCCTTTTTGCTTATTATCGCTTTATCAGGAGCCGTCCTGTATTATGCCACCGCAATGGGTGGTTAGCTGAAATACTTAGTGACAATCTTCTCTGCCGTCCGGGTAGCCAGCGCTTGTGTCGTGAGAGTAGGGTTAGGGCCGCCGATGCCATTGAAATGCACACTGTTATCGGCTATGAACAGGCGCCTCACTTGATAAGCCTCACAGTTCGTATCGGTGACATATCCCATCCGCATCGTGCATTCGAGATGGATCATGGAGCCAAAGGGGGTATCTGAACGGATAATCTTTCTGGCACCGGCTTGCTTCAGCGTTTCCGAAGCGTATCTCGCCAGTTGGTCCCTCCTCTTCAGTGTCTTCGGGCTAGGCGTATAATGCATGATCGGAATCGGACCGTTCTCGTCTTTCAGGAGTGGATCGACCTCTACCCTGTTACGATAGAGTGTCTCATCATCCGTAAGGATCAGTATGCTCATCGTCCGGGAATAGTTCATCATCAGCTCTTTGAGCTGAGGACCGACGACACGGCCGTGAATATCCCACGGCGCTCCCGGCTCCGGCGGATTAAGAGCGTCATATCCCGCTTCACTGAACCCATAGGTCAAGAAGGACATTAGACCTGGGCTTAGGCAAGAGACTTGAAAAATCCCGGTTCCCGGAATATCGACCCTGGCCCCCGAAGTATGTCCGACGTACGGATAAACAGCCGGCCGGCCCATAATGCTCATTAGATCCTTTTCATCGAAAACGCCTGCAACCCAGTCAAAGCAATGATTGGTTAGTCCTCTTCCCACCCATTCGTTATAGGGTAACCCCGAATTCAGCCAGAGACGCGGAGATTCGATGCAGCCAGCGGCCATAACAACCGTTCTAGCCGTTAACTCGCCGATTTCTCCCGTCCACGTATCCCGGAACTGCACACCAGTTGCGCGAAGTCCTTCTTTCGGATCTTGCGCCGTCAAGAGCTTGATCACGAAGGAGTTCGGCCGGATTGCAACGTTTCCGGTTTTGAGTGCGAGTGGAACGTAGCTGACAAGGGTACTTCGTTTGGCAATTTTGTCGACCGAAGAACCGGTCGTGCATCCGTTGACGCAGTTTCCCTTCAGGGTGCAGCCCTCCATGTTGGATAATTGCTCGAGCGAGTAACTCTGGTCCATCAGATGTTCGTTGGTTGGCAGAATGGCATTCGGATTCGGGCGATACCCCGGAGTCGTAACGTTCAACGTCGGAATCAGCGGCCAGCCTGCTTTTTTGGCGCCGTAGTAAAATAGCTCTTCTTTGGGCGTTGTAGGCGCGAACTGGACCGGCAGCGTGGCTTCGGCCTTTTCGTAATAAGGAATCAGCTCCCGATAGCTGATCGGCCAAATATTGTCGACCGCAAGGGGGAAAGCGCGCGGTGACTGCGACCAATAAAGCTGGGTCGTTCCCCCTACGCCAGATAGCTGCCAGATGTCACCTTTCTGGCGCATTACCCGGTGCCAAGGTGTACGGCGGCGGTCGGCAGGCCCAAAACGGAATACGCCGGACACCAAATCATTCATATTGTTTTCATATGCATTGAAGATCTTCTTGTATATCCCTACATCCAAATCCTTATAATCGGAGCTCCACTCTCCGCCCCGCTCGCTGTTCGGATTCGCCCATTGTTTGTTTCCGTACCATGGGCCGGCTTCCAATACCAGCACTTTCAAGCCTGCTTCTCCAAGCTCCTTTGCCGCAACGGCGCCTCCACCGCCGGACCCAATAACGATTACGTCGGCATCGAACATTGCATCTGCATCATACAATGGTGGATTCCCCTCCCTTGCGTTCGATGGTCAGCATGTAGCCAAGGAGCGCCCTGTAGCCCGGCACAACTCCAGGATATTCCGCCTGCTTCCATGAGACCGGGAAATATTCCAGCCTTCGTTCGGTCGGTGTCCTTAGCCGGGTCGTCCCGTATGCCGACCACTCCGAATAGTTGCCAAACATCGTTTGCCGGTTAAGAAAGTCAATCATATACCGGGTAAACCCCAAATCGTTCCGGTATGGAGGAGGCAAAACTCCAGGATCGATATTCCCTTGCTCCAGCATGGCGAGAACACAAATCCGGTCATTCCGGGATATTGCACTGAATGGTCCGCTCTCCCAGAGAAGATGATTAGGAGGATGCTGCAGCTGTCTTGAGGCGGCTAAATGGACGGCACCAACATTAAGCAATCCTGCGGTGGAACAAGACAATGGAATGTCCGTCAAGCCAAATCCCAGTACAAGGGAAAGGCTGTGGTCCAGCTCCCAGATCATATACTCGTGAATGCACAAATCAGCTGCTCCTGCAGTCAGCTCTGGCGAATATGTGGCAGACACTGGTGAATCAGGAATAATTGCCTCAACAAGTGCTCTAAATGTTGCAAAGGTATGGGAATCCACTGTTGCAGCATAGATTGCAGACGGATGCATACTAATTCCCCCTTTAGTACAGTTATGGGTCAATCAACTAAAAAAAACCCCATCACCTATATCTATTCGCCAGGAGGATCTTTCAGACTCGATTAAGCAACCAGCAGCTTAGAACAGCTCAGCTAACGCTTCCAATCCTATAGTTAAACAAAATTTGTCGACATTGAGGCCGCAGAGAAACTAGAAGAACAGGAACACCGTGGCCAGGACCTGAACGAACTCGGCGAGTCCGCAGAGATGAGCAGTGAGAAACTCGGACAAATGACTCAGGCGCCGGCACATTTTCGTAGAGAAAGCAAGGAACTCTTAGAGAGTGGATATGAAATTCGGAAACGTCCGTACGTCGAATGACAGAGCCGGAAAGTGTGTTTGGACAACTGAATAATAACCAGGGCTTCCGCCGATTTCTGCTTCGCGGCATGAATAAAGTGACGCTTGAGGTCGGCTGGCTTTCCCTTGCTCATAATCTATTGAAGCAAGCTGCAATTGATCAAAAACAAAGAGCAGCCATTCTCCAGTGATGGGAGAATGGCTGCTCTTGTTGACCTTTTGTGGTTCTGAAAATGAGAAAGGGCTGTCTCTACTAGTAGAAAACTACTTTTGGGACAGCCCCTTTTAGATTGTGCAATATCCGGGTCTAGACCAATACAGTCGAGCCCATCAAATATTTATCCACTTCACGGGCGGCTTCGCGCCCTTCATTGATCGCCCATACCACCAGGCTTTGCCCACGGCGCATATCTCCGGCGGCAAACACTTTATCCACATTGGTATTGAACTTTCCATAGCGGGCTTTCACGTTGCTGCGGCGGTCCGTATCCAGCTTCAGCTCCTCGATAATGTCCTGCTCCGGTCCATCGAAGCCAATAGCGATCAGCGCAAGCTGAGCCGGGTATACCGCCTCGGTCCCAGGAATCGGCTGATAGATTTTGCGTCCGGTCTCATCCACCATACGTTGGATTTGAACGGTGTGAAGCTCCTTCAAGTTGCCTTCATCATCCCCAACAAATTTGGTAGTCATGATGGAAAATTGGCGGGGATCATCGCCGAAGACAGCCTTGGCTTCCTGCTGCGCATAATCCAGTGTATACACATTCGGGAATTGCGGCCACGGGTTCGCGATAGGATCACGCTCCAGCGGAGCCTTATCATGGGTTCCGAACTGGGTAATGCTGCTGCATCCATGACGCAGTGCAGTTGCCACACAGTCTGAGCCTGTGTCTCCGCCGCCAAGCACAATTACATCCTTGCCTGCCGCAGACACAAAGTTCCCATCCTCCAGATTGGAATTAAGGTAGCTCTTAATCGTTCCATTCAAATAATCCATTGCGTACATCACGCCGTTCAGTTCACTGCCCTCTACATTGAAACGGCGAGCTTTGGTCGCACCACCGCACAGAACCACTGCATCATACTCATCGACCAGCTGCTGGGCGGGGATGTCTTTGCCGATTTCGGTGTTCACAACAAACTTCACACCTTCAGCAGCCAGCAGATCCACTCGGCGCTGAACCACCCGTTTATCGAGCTTCATGGTTGGAATGCCATAGGTCAGCAATCCGCCAATACGGTCGCTCCGCTCAAATACCGTCACGGTATGCCCGGCTTTGTTCAGCTGTGCAGCCGCGGCAAGACCGGCTGGTCCGGAGCCAACGATGGCAACCGTTTTGCCCGTCCGTTTCTCCGGCGGATTCGGTACAACCCAGCCTTCCTCGAAACCTTTATCGATAATCGCCAGCTCAATGGTCTTGATCGTAACGGGCTGCCCGATCAGACCGACGGTACAGGAGCCTTCACAAGGCGCAGGACAGATGCTGCCGGTAAATTCAGGGAAATTGTTCGTCTTGTGCAGCCGCTCCAGCGCTTCCTTCCACAATCCCCGGTATACCAGATTATTCCATTCCGGGATAAGATTGTGAACCGGACAACCTGAAGTGCCGCCGCTCATATCAATGCCGGTATGGCAGTAAGGAGTACCGCAATCCATACAGCGTGCACCCTGTGTCCGAAGCTCGTCCTCGGTTAAATGATGGTGGAACTCTTCCCAGTCCTTTACGCGCTGCTCAGGATCCCGGTCACCTGGGAGCTGGCGTTTATACTCCATAAATCCAGTAGGTGTAGACATATTTACGATTCCCCCATCCGATCTCTTCGTGTTGATTGTATAGTACATTGTAGCATATTGCGGCATCCATATGTTTTTCAGCGCAATGAAGTACCTGCACATTCTATATTACTTAAACGTTTAGCATTTCTAATTTTAATAATTATAGTAGCATCCAACACTTTCGCACTGTAATGGACTAATCTGCTGATTATTTGTACTATTTCACATGTTGTGTCAGAGAAAACGCTTTTTTCAAACCGAACGTTCATAAACGTAGAATCGGTAATCATACGGATTTTTTTCATCCCTAATTCCTTGGCTGCTGGAGATTTCTCTCCACTCGCTCCAGTCGACCTCCGGGAACTTCGTATCCCCTTGGATGTCCTGTTCTATCCGGGTTACCATCAGCTTGTCGGCATAAGGCAGCATCATCTTGTAAATCTCCGCACCGCCAATAACCATCAGCTCATCACCCTTGTCTCCCTCAGCCACAGCTTCCTTCAGCGAATACACGACTTCCGCCCCCTCAGGGGCAAAGCTGCGGTCCCGTGTCAGGACAATGCTTGTTCGGCCTTTTAACGGCTTGCCGCCTAAGGAATCCCAGGTTTTGCGGCCCATCAGCATTCTCTTCCCCAGTGTCTGCGACTTAAAGTAATCAAAGTCCCGCGGCAGATGCCAGGGCATATCATTATCCTTGCCGATTACACCATTGGCTGCCATGGCCCAAATCAGGCTAATGCTCATGAAGTTCCTCCTCTACTAAGGAATCTTTTCCCTCCGCGAAGGGTTATATTGCAACCGGCGCTTTAATTCCCGGATGATGCTCATAACCGACAAATTCGAAATCCTCGAACGTATAGTCAAAAATGCTCTCGGGCTGTCTGCGGATCACCAGCTTTGGCAATGCAAACGGCTCCCTGGACAGCTGTGTGGCCACCTGTTCCAGGTGATTTGTATAAATATGCACATCTCCCCCGGACCAGATGAACTCTCCTACCTCAAGACCGGTCTGCTGGGCTACCATATGCGTCAGCAGCGCATAGCTGGCGATGTTGAAGGGCAATCCCAGGAAAGTATCCACGGAACGCATGGTCAGCATGCAGGACAACTTGCCGTCCGCCACGTAGAACTGAAATACAAAATGGCAGGGCGGCAGCTTCATCTGCTCTATTTCACCCACATTCCAGGCGCTGACGATATGACGGCGGGAATCCGGGTTGTTTTTAATCGAATCGATTACAGCAGCAATCTGGTCAATATGGCGCCCATCCGCACTCTCCCACGCCCGCCATTGAGAACCATAGACGGGTCCAAGCTCGCCATTCTCGTCGGCCCACTCATCCCAGATCGAAACTCCGTGTTCTTTTAAATAGGAGGTATTGGTATCCCCCTTCAGAAACCAGAGGAGCTCATGTATAACCGACTTAAGATGGATACGCTTGGTGGTTACCAGCGGAAACCCTTCGGCCAGATCGAACCGCAGCTGGCGTCCAAAAACAGATAATGTGCCTGTTCCAGTCCGGTCGCTTTTGGAGGCGCCGTGGTCTAAGATATCCTGAAGCAAATCCAAGTATTTACGCAATTGTCCAGCACCCCTCTCCACTATTTTTCTTTTATCAGTTTACCATGACCTAACGGTCCTTGTAACTTGTTAACACTTAGAAAATACAAATTCCTTTATATATTCGGCTTTTTCCTGTATGGTTTTTCCTATTCATAAAAATTGTAGCAGCAAAAAAAGCCTCCGCCGTTATGGCGCTCCACTCCCCTAACATTTTTTCCATGAATGAACGGATTGGGTTATCCACAAAATAAAGACCGGACATAATTTCCGGAACAAATCAGGCAAGACAAATCGGAATGTAAAGAAGGTGATATCCCATGCCCCAAGCCTTTATCAATGGATACAGCATGTATTACACAGACTGCGGCCAAGGAACAACGATAATTTTCGTCCATCCTCCAGTGTTGACAAGCTTGAATTTCCTATATCAGATGAAGCAATTATCTGCGGATTTCCGGACAATTTCTTTTGATATCCGGGGTCACGGCAGCAGCAAACCTTCCAGGGAAGAGATTACTTATCCGTTAATTGTTGAGGATATCAGGCAATTGATGAATCAGTTGAAGATCGAAAAAGCATTTTTGTGCGGTTACTCCACCGGCGGCTCGATTGTCCTTGATTTTTTGTTAACCTGTCCCGAGCGCGCATTCGGCGGAATTGTGATTAGCGGGATGTCGGAAGTAAACGACAAAAAGTTAAGAAATAAAATAGCACGGGGAGTCTTCTTGTCCCGTATCGGGGCAATCGGTGCCATCGCCCTTTCCATTTCGTGGAACCAGGCAAAAGCCAGGCTGTCATTATTGCGGTCATTGTTTACCGATGCTAAAAAAGCAAACGCTAAAAACGCTGAACAGTATTATAAATACAGCTTGCATTATAACTGTACAGCTCAATTGGACAGGATCCATCACCCCGTCTTGCTGGTTTACGGAGAAAAGGACACCCTGTTCCATCCATACGCCCAGCTTCTGCAAGAGCGATTGCCAAGAAGCGAGCTTGTTTTTATAAAAGAAACCAAACACCAGATTCCTACAAAAGCAGCGGGTAAAGTGAACG
This genomic window contains:
- a CDS encoding glutamate synthase subunit beta, with the protein product MSTPTGFMEYKRQLPGDRDPEQRVKDWEEFHHHLTEDELRTQGARCMDCGTPYCHTGIDMSGGTSGCPVHNLIPEWNNLVYRGLWKEALERLHKTNNFPEFTGSICPAPCEGSCTVGLIGQPVTIKTIELAIIDKGFEEGWVVPNPPEKRTGKTVAIVGSGPAGLAAAAQLNKAGHTVTVFERSDRIGGLLTYGIPTMKLDKRVVQRRVDLLAAEGVKFVVNTEIGKDIPAQQLVDEYDAVVLCGGATKARRFNVEGSELNGVMYAMDYLNGTIKSYLNSNLEDGNFVSAAGKDVIVLGGGDTGSDCVATALRHGCSSITQFGTHDKAPLERDPIANPWPQFPNVYTLDYAQQEAKAVFGDDPRQFSIMTTKFVGDDEGNLKELHTVQIQRMVDETGRKIYQPIPGTEAVYPAQLALIAIGFDGPEQDIIEELKLDTDRRSNVKARYGKFNTNVDKVFAAGDMRRGQSLVVWAINEGREAAREVDKYLMGSTVLV
- a CDS encoding dihydrofolate reductase; translated protein: MSISLIWAMAANGVIGKDNDMPWHLPRDFDYFKSQTLGKRMLMGRKTWDSLGGKPLKGRTSIVLTRDRSFAPEGAEVVYSLKEAVAEGDKGDELMVIGGAEIYKMMLPYADKLMVTRIEQDIQGDTKFPEVDWSEWREISSSQGIRDEKNPYDYRFYVYERSV
- the thyA gene encoding thymidylate synthase; protein product: MRKYLDLLQDILDHGASKSDRTGTGTLSVFGRQLRFDLAEGFPLVTTKRIHLKSVIHELLWFLKGDTNTSYLKEHGVSIWDEWADENGELGPVYGSQWRAWESADGRHIDQIAAVIDSIKNNPDSRRHIVSAWNVGEIEQMKLPPCHFVFQFYVADGKLSCMLTMRSVDTFLGLPFNIASYALLTHMVAQQTGLEVGEFIWSGGDVHIYTNHLEQVATQLSREPFALPKLVIRRQPESIFDYTFEDFEFVGYEHHPGIKAPVAI
- a CDS encoding alpha/beta fold hydrolase codes for the protein MPQAFINGYSMYYTDCGQGTTIIFVHPPVLTSLNFLYQMKQLSADFRTISFDIRGHGSSKPSREEITYPLIVEDIRQLMNQLKIEKAFLCGYSTGGSIVLDFLLTCPERAFGGIVISGMSEVNDKKLRNKIARGVFLSRIGAIGAIALSISWNQAKARLSLLRSLFTDAKKANAKNAEQYYKYSLHYNCTAQLDRIHHPVLLVYGEKDTLFHPYAQLLQERLPRSELVFIKETKHQIPTKAAGKVNEFIRQFIYRCESSSPQG